The following proteins come from a genomic window of Macrobrachium nipponense isolate FS-2020 chromosome 32, ASM1510439v2, whole genome shotgun sequence:
- the LOC135207469 gene encoding proto-oncogene tyrosine-protein kinase ROS-like isoform X5 has translation MFCTMGCVYSAQTYLRQAEELIGKPTAPMLVGGSVSGSSMGLRWESILGLDDVSYLVEYHQNKEPGDWKYYRPNSPINDTEIIVEDLKPYTKYQFRIAYLVLPRHGAIMSESSSWISTLASGPPRSPPREVRAVPLDGSRVEVTWEAPLFPGGDLITYTLYSKDIEGLRELRDNIDASSERRYILSELSANTTYVLNLTSTNHRGEGPGVSVQVTTYPSSTAVNDGAGYLLLTSGPSLLKLGLDIMDTPQHVYNTPGGYNITGLAVHIRRGLIYISDSSGSIYRLAPANSTGPSTLLTKSHIRGYPLSLSVDWLYGYLYYIVHLEPPMDHMWQLWRCDLMGKNPVLIHGELHYEAKHLQVDPYNGYIWWISEEEDGGLHRLTITNEDPPTVKPEVVLKGPNFGGLVLDPPNFQVLVADRKNNTMLAVSLDGTSVTNLRANTQQAYFKQLRSVVHLNSRFFWTDGSEVYTEELNKGTFYHNSGWSTVDSYLVVSGVSVGTLVAVHASTQPVPVPLNPPSDLQAVFTRTSASLSWNSPALPALMGAGAWQKWWYEMHIQEGQKIMYNKNISDTSYQAKNLRPGTFYIIKVQAYSVGGNGPWSREFRGRTLDASETAPQLVWAINREIMITNLVGSEGKVLVSQETLQNKLKDGRIADLAFFRDLLVLAVNNQSVFLLNMTSSQFTEVPNTHGVLSVSVEWITQRLFWANPHRQMIGWTSLDGLSQGPLNVVTAAREVRVDALHGRLFWTTPHALLVSTLAGRNISAIHQEGIFSGKQVYGLTVDTKGSRIWWIVRDAEGCRLFGAHIDEEVTKFEPKFLPYTVKLGPMWYLSERLLWLGEDGNVVVSDTSLNNSASLHTSSLGVSHFTVMLPDLQPMPSMCCTGTNGVRIPVVIPDPIDAASVRIKGTWENFVLEWSSIDNVNYGNLTYEVIIDNGIHKRAILTRNRSISYDEALPPYSTLKVSVRGITDWSVGSKLIKVLKTPPSIPEAPEDLRTFVQKVQDSLATIHLRWSPPEKPNGKILQYEVIYCVSEEEQDCHSKLVNGKENQLSIENLSSDQVYRFKVAAISEVGKGPYSSEVTEAVQKHTPTPSLLVLSTETLIKLDADLQEESELLSESSRVRWVTPLLKTSSFVWMDVNSDVFLTNLQTNFTKRLLRLSGQGVGLAADWVGEVIAYAERPQSAANEVNIRTHDIEHGETRPIARFSLADQIKKFLLSPMTSHLFLLHEGHRGLQLSVMSLAFGTLNDVFNQESRTQDCTCLKTPALAGGVALDTTNTSDIKIYFVATGSSTSRASAVFRADLSGCHCEEVFVPEEFGYGSCAEIAVDFSHLYCYAAVNQTLLWFSKAGITSADKLHFQTLYNASALIPLDLATQPMPEANCLVVSNYSKTPELGGSGEYAIAVKLTVPETESEDCMTMTLLPVIYIVYFGPVMPTGSDSCLTNVSYCQQVKSMSSVITVNALQPYKEYYFRAAVETAYNQRLGIVSLPGPAEIFKTKAKAPDSVGKVTVEALSPEEIVLKFNAVKDQEYEIHWQGEAGSGQIRPEFNSSGEVDRKINKLYPNSKYEVWVRVYSKDHLIFTDSKRVTVITLPELPYIKFENATARSLVISWTAPSDGSVLRHVFQYIAYGETLWKNEPMILTTAGRTYTVNITKLLPATSYMFRIRVIYNSSYHSYIWPRRALFNFTTLGEIPGKPGQVMRQQVGGSVSGGGLRVWWKKAPENGAPLIAYTLQAAPYNAELSDNLTYVTVYNGSNNYWLINNLDGASSYIFRARAINELGPGPWGETNVIETIIGPTMLTQTDIPTILASTIPSSLFFFAILFGCLIFGMRKTDRRRRKVKAASLSDSSHHHHHHRNREVELATLRQLPTNNNFVTENNVLYNLHTFPGDDLDLPHVSRNCITLTKFLGSGAFGEVFEGTACELPGWPDVTKVAIKTLRKGATEMEKAEFLKEAQLMSHFQHEHILRLLAVCTDHDPFFLILELMEGGDLLSYLRTSRGADSGLTLADLVSMCVDVAKGCVYLEELHYVHRDLAARNCLVTTTDPELRVVKIGDFGLARDIYKNDYYRKEGEGLLPVRWMSPESLVDGVFTSHSDVWAFGVLLWEILTLGQQPYPARTNLEVLHYVRSGGRLTRPPNCPEELHKLMDRCWSYSPENRPTFKECLTALVVLQETISALPALAVHNVHYIGSNGTCGLDNLAYAGERDENHNTNSGNSLLHENDCTGNSWSAQTSESVVNLGRRRESSDDDAGIGVEVEETDSFSGASTLPLTTPLRRHQQYLQLVNEPSASSPPVSPRSPPASFPLVGETSSDWSRLPLSMSGVESPQSPSSLITEAQVSVPSTPMTLSVASPAPDSPTSVTFTFPTLPSIMSPDHYLKPCNNKAFAGSTPSTLHENDGQVEEEESDCNQITFDNSYVNMSAGADLKSAPEVSGSLDLEKVNGVILRRKKDCDMLADLENHRLSGVSALSAVSGMTSASTVDLEHNSSQSWC, from the exons CCGTGAACGACGGAGCGGGTTATCTGCTGTTGACATCTGGACCCAGCCTTTTGAAACTCGGACTTGACATCATGGATACCCCTCAGCATGTGTACAACACACCTGGTGGATACAATATAACAG GCCTCGCTGTTCACATCCGCAGAGGTCTGATATATATATCGGATTCCAGTGGATCTATCTACCGGCTGGCCCCTGCGAACTCCACCGGACCTTCCACGTTGCTCACTAAGAGTCACATTCGCGGATACCCCCTGAGTCTTTCAGTGGACTGGCTGTATGGGTACCTGTACTACATCGTCCATTTGGAACCCCCCATGGACCACATGTGGCAACTTTGGCGCTGCGATCTGATGGGGAAGAACCCAGTGCTGATTCATGGGGAGTTGCACTACGAAGCGAAGCACCTACAAGTGGATCCATACAATGG TTACATTTGGTGGATTTCTGAAGAAGAGGACGGAGGGTTGCACCGTTTAACCATTACGAATGAAGACCCACCAACAGTGAAACCCGAGGTTGTATTGAAAGGCCCGAATTTTGGTGGCCTAGTCTTGGACCCTCCCAATTTTCAAGTTCTTGTGGCAGATCGAAAAAACAACACGATGTTAGCCGTCTCACTTGATGG caCATCTGTGACCAATTTAAGAGCCAACACCCAGCAAGCTTACTTCAAGCAGCTCCGTTCAGTTGTGCATCTCAACAGCCGTTTCTTTTGGACAGATGGCAGTGAAGTGTACACTGAGGAACTGAATAAAGGAACATTTTACCACAACAG TGGCTGGAGCACCGTCGACAG CTACCTCGTTGTCAGTGGCGTCAGTGTCGGGACATTAGTAGCAGTTCATGCATCAACACAACCCGTACCAGTACCTCTGAACCCTCCAAGTGACCTTCAAGCAGTTTTTACAAGGACATCAGCTTCACTGAGTTGGAATTCTCCAGCTTTGCCAGCTTTAATGG GTGCTGGTGCTTGGCAGAAGTGGTGGTATGAGATGCATATCCAGGAAGGACAAAAAATAATGTACAACAAGAATATTAGTGACACCTCCTATCAGGCAAAGAACCTTAGGCCTGGTACTTTTTACATTATCAAG GTGCAAGCCTATTCTGTTGGAGGAAATGGCCCTTGGAGTCGAGAATTCAGAGGTCGTACCTTAGATGCATCTGAAACTGCACCACAGCTGGTATGGGCAATTAATAGAGAAATTATGATAACTAATCTTGTTGGAAGTGAAGGCAAAGTTTTGGTGTCACAAGAAACACTTCAG AATAAACTAAAAGATGGAAGAATTGCAGATCTTGCATTTTTTCGAGACCTGTTGGTGCTTGCCGTAAACAACCAAAGTGTTTTCCTGCTAAACATGACATCGTCGCAGTTTACCGAAGTACCAAACACTCATGGAGTCCTTTCTGTCTCAGTGGAGTGGATTACACAGCGATTGTTTTGGGCTAATCCACACAGACAAATG ATTGGATGGACAAGCCTTGACGGGCTCTCACAGGGCCCTTTGAATGTGGTAACAGCTGCTCGAGAGGTTAGGGTGGATGCACTGCATGGCCGCCTTTTCTGGACCACACCTCATGCTTTACTAGTTTCAACTTTGGCTGGTCGTAACATTTCAGCAATTCATCAGGAAGGAATCTTTAGTGGCAAACAAG TGTATGGGTTAACTGTAGATACTAAAGGTTCTCGAATATGGTGGATTGTGAGAGATGCAGAAGGCTGTCGATTGTTTGGGGCACATATCGATGAAGAGGTGACCAAATTTGAACCCAAATTCCTCCCCTACACTGTAAAATTAG GACCTATGTGGTACTTGAGTGAGCGTTTGTTATGGCTGGGGGAGGATGGTAATGTGGTGGTTTCAGACACAAGTCTCAATAATTCTGCCTCCCTCCATACCTCCAGTCTTGGTGTGTCTCACTTCACTGTGATGTTACCAGATCTTCAGCCAATGCCAAGTATGTGTTGTACTGGAACAA ACGGTGTCCGAATTCCAGTTGTTATCCCAGACCCAATTGATGCAGCCTCAGTCAGGATTAAAGGGACATGGGAGAACTTTGTACTAGAGTGGTCATCAATAGATAACGTTAATTATGGCAACCTTACTTACGAGGTGATCATTGATAATGGCATTCATAAGAGGGCAATTCTCACAAGAAATAGAAGCATTTCTTATGATGAAGCCCTCCCCCCATACTCAACCCTCAAGGTGTCTGTTAGAGGTATCACAGATTGGAGTGTAGGTAGCAAGCTCATCAAGGTCCTGAAAACTCCCCCATCAATACCAGAAGCCCCAGAAGACCTTCGAACATTTGTGCAGAAAGTTCAG GATTCATTGGCGACAATCCATTTACGTTGGTCTCCACCAGAGAAGCCAAATGGAAAGATATTACAATATGAAGTGATCTACTGTGTCTCAGAGGAAGAACAAGATTGTCATAGCAAGTTGGTTAATGGAAAGGAAAACCAGCTCAGTATTGAAAACCTGAGCTCTGACCAAGTGTATCGGTTCAAG GTTGCTGCTATTAGCGAAGTGGGTAAGGGGCCATACAGCTCTGAGGTTACAGAGGCAGTACAGAAACACACTCCAACCCCTTCTCTCTTAGTGCTGAGCACTGAGACTCTGATAAAGCTTGATGCAGATTTACAAGAGGAGAGTGAACTGCTCAGCGAGAGCTCAAGAGTCCGCTGGGTGACACCATTACTGAAGACTTCATCATTTGTCTGGATGGACGTGAATTCTGATGTATTTTTGACTAACCTGCAGACAAATTTTACCAAAAGG CTCCTGAGACTCTCTGGACAAGGAGTTGGCTTAGCTGCAGACTGGGTCGGAGAAGTAATTGCTTATGCAGAGAGACCTCAGTCGGCAGCAAATGAAGTAAATATTCGGACTCATGATATTGAACATGGAGAAACGAGGCCAATTGCCAGATTTAGTCTTGCTGACCAGATCAAGAAGTTCTTGCTATCTCCAATGACCAG TCATTTGTTCCTTCTACATGAAGGACATCGTGGTCTTCAGCTGTCAGTGATGAGTCTTGCTTTCGGCACTTTGAATGATGTTTTCAACCAAGAAAG TAGGACCCAAGACTGTACTTGTTTGAAGACACCAGCTTTGGCTGGTGGAGTTGCTCTCGACACGACCAATACGTCAGATATAAAGATCTATTTTGTAGCAACAGGATCTTCAACATCAAGAGCCTCAGCAGTTTTCAGAGCTGATTTATCTGGATGTCACTGTGAGGAAGTTTTTGTTCCAGAGGAATTTGGTTATG gaaGTTGTGCCGAAATTGCTGTAGATTTTTCTCACCTTTATTGTTATGCAGCTGTAAATCAGACGTTGCTTTGGTTTTCAAAAGCTGGCATAACCTCAGCTGACAAACTTCATTTTCAAACTTTGTATAATGCTTCAGCCCTCATTCCCTTGGATTTAGCAACTCAGCCAATGCCAG AAGCGAACTGCCTTGTTGTTTCAAACTATTCAAAAACTCCAGAATTGGGTGGCAGTGGAGAATATGCAATAGCTGTGAAACTGACTGTTCCAGAAACAGAAAGTGAAGATTGTATGACCATGACCCTTCTGCCagttatttatattgtatacttCGGACCAGTGATGCCAACAGGCTCTGATTCATGCCTGACTAATGTCTCTTATTGCCAGCAAGTC AAAAGTATGTCTTCAGTCATCACAGTTAATGCACTCCAGCCATATAAAGAGTACTATTTTCGAGCAGCAGTTGAAACAGCATACAATCAGAGGCTTGGTATTGTGTCATTGCCTGGTCCTGCTGAAATATTCAAAACAAAAGCTAAAG CCCCTGATAGTGTTGGAAAAGTGACTGTAGAGGCATTGTCACCTGAAGAAATAGTTTTGAAATTTAATGCTGTCAAGGATCAAGAATATGAAATCCACTGGCAGGGAGAAGCTGGTTCTGGTCAGATACGACCAGAGTTCAATAGCAGTGGAGAAGTCGATAGAAAAATCAACAAACTTTATCCAAATTCAAAATACGAA GTATGGGTAAGAGTATACTCAAAGGATCACCTTATATTTACTGACAGCAAGCGTGTTACTGTTATAACCCTTCCAGAATTACCTTATATTAAATTTGAAAATGCAACAGCACGTTCACTTGTTATTTCTTGGACTGCGCCATCAGATGGTTCTGTTCTGCGACATGTT TTTCAGTACATCGCATATGGAGAGACTCTGTGGAAAAATGAGCCAATGATACTGACTACTGCAGGTCGAACTTACACTGTTAATATAACAAAACTTCTCCCAGCTACATCCTACATGTTTCGAATAAGAGTGATTTATAACAGCAGTTATCATAGTTACATTTGGCCTAGAAGAGCTCTCTTTAACTTCACCACATTAG GTGAAATTCCAGGGAAACCTGGGCAAGTCATGAGACAGCAAGTTGGAGGGTCAGTCAGTGGTGGAGGCCTGCGTGTATGGTGGAAAAAAGCTCCAGAAAATGGGGCTCCCCTTATAGCATATACACTGCAGGCTGCTCCTTATAATGCTGAACTGAGTGACAACCTGACTTATGTCACCGTATACAATGGATCTA ACAACTACTGGCTTATCAATAACCTGGACGGTGCCTCGAGCTATATCTTCCGTGCTCGAGCCATCAACGAACTCGGTCCTGGTCCTTGGGGAGAAACCAATGTGATTGAAACCATCATTGGGCCTACAATGCTGACACAAACAGACATCCCCACAATCCTTGCGTCGACGATACCCTCTTCGCTCTTCTTCTTTGCTATTCTATTTGGATGTCTAATATTTG GAATGAGAAAAACTGATCGCAGGAGGAGAAAAGTAAAAGCTGCTTCCCTCAGTGATTCATCccaccatcaccaccatcatcGTAATCGTGAGGTTGAATTGGCAACGTTACGTCAGTTACCAACCAATAACAACTTTGTCACGGAAAACAATGTCCTGTACAATCTTCATACTTTTCCAG GGGATGACCTGGATTTACCACATGTTTCTAGAAACTGTATTACCTTGACTAAATTCCTTGGAAGTGGTGCTTTTGGAGAAGTGTTTGAAGGAACTGCTTGTGAATTACCAGGATGGCCAGATGTAACTAAAGTTGCAATTAAG ACTCTACGAAAGGGTGCAACAGAGATGGAGAAGGCAGAATTTCTGAAGGAAGCCCAGCTGATGAGTCATTTTCAGCATGAACATATATTGCGACTTTTGGCTGTCTGCACTGATCATGATCCTTTCTTCCTTATTCTGGAGCTGATGGAGGGGGGCGATCTACTCTCATATCTCCGCACAAGCAGAGGG GCTGATAGTGGCTTAACCCTGGCTGATCTAGTGTCCATGTGTGTTGATGTAGCTAAAGGGTGTGTTTACCTCGAAGAATTACACTATGTCCATCGTGATCTAGCAGCCAGAAATTGTCTTGTAACAACAACTGACCCTGAACTGCGTGTTGTCAAAATTGGTGATTTTGGACTGGCTAGGGACATTTACAAAAATGATTATTACAGAAAAGAG GGCGAGGGTTTATTACCTGTCAGATGGATGTCCCCTGAATCTCTTGTAGATGGAGTATTTACAAGTCACTCTGATGTTTGGGCATTTGGCGTATTGTTATGGGAAATCCTAACCCTTGGCCAACAACCATATCCAGCTCGTACAAACTTAGAGGTGCTTCATTATGTCCGAAGTGGAGGCCGCCTCACACGTCCACCTAATTGTCCAGAAGAGCT CCACAAGCTGATGGATCGTTGTTGGAGCTACAGTCCAGAAAATCGACCAACTTTCAAGGAATGCTTAACTGCTTTGGTGGTGCTGCAGGAAACTATTTCTGCTTTGCCAGCTCTAGCTGTGCATAATGTCCACTATATAGGTTCAAATG GAACCTGTGGACTTGATAATCTGGCCTATGCTGGAGAACGAGATGAAAACCACAACACAAACTCAG GAAATTCACTTCTTCATGAAAATGACTGCACTGGCAATTCATGGTCTGCTCAGACAAGCGAGAGTGTCGTAAATTTAGGAAGGAGGAGGGAAAGTAGTGATGATGATGCTGGAATAGGAGTAGAAGTTGAGGAGACAGACTCATTTTCAGGTGCCAGTACACTTCCTCTCACTACACCACTGAGAAGACATCAGCAGTATTTACAGTTAGTGAATGAACCTTCTGCCTCATCGCCTCCTGTTTCTCCTAGATCACCCCCTGCTAGTTTCCCTCTGGTAGGTGAAACATCATCGGACTGGTCAAGGCTTCCTTTGTCAATGTCTGGTGTTGAGAGCCCGCAGTCACCTTCTAGTCTGATTACAGAAgctcaggtttctgtaccatccACTCCAATGACTTTGAGTGTTGCTTCTCCAGCTCCAGATTCACCTACAAGTGTTACTTTTACCTTTCCAACCTTACCAAGCATAATGTCTCCTGACCACTACCTCAAACCTTGTAATAATAAGGCTTTTGCAGGATCTACTCCATCAACTCTACATGAAAATGATGGGCAGGTTGAAGAGGAAGAGTCTGATTGCAACCAAATAACATTTGATAATTCATATGTTAATATGTCTGCTGGTGCAGATTTGAAGTCTGCACCAGAAGTGTCTGGTTCATTAGACTTGGAAAAAGTAAATGGTGTCATTCTAAGACGCAAGAAGGATTGTGATATGCTTGCTGACTTGGAAAACCATCGTTTGAGTGGGGTATCAGCATTGTCTGCTGTAAGTGGCATGACCTCTGCATCAACAGTTGACCTTGAACACAATTCAAGTCAATCTTGGTGTTAA